One window of Choristoneura fumiferana chromosome 13, NRCan_CFum_1, whole genome shotgun sequence genomic DNA carries:
- the LOC141434482 gene encoding uncharacterized protein translates to MDKQEVKRSSKTRLWLSARRKKKGPARHKKENINPNSTLGTGEHASEQSDSDNNTDPPPQPLNLSSTLGTGEHASEQSDSDNNTDPPPQFQNFSRNLSPSTPSSTPSLQIELDHDSNEEVVKQQHFKALARDLNAELSATCCGASAARLSRVRVRSK, encoded by the exons atggataaacagg aagtgaaaagatcatcgaagacaagattatggttatcggctcgtaggaaaaaaaaaggaccggctcgtcataaaaaagaaaacattaatcctaatag tacgcttggcaccggagagcatgccagtgagcagtctgatagtgataacaataccgatcctccacctcaacctctaaatttaagcag tacgcttggcaccggagagcatgccagtgagcagtctgatagtgataacaataccgatcctccgcctcaatttcaaaattttagcag aaatttgagtccgagtactccgtcctcgacaccatcattacaaattgaacttgatcatgatagcaatgaggaagtc gtgaaacaacaacattttaaagcgtTAGCGCGTGATCTCAACGCGGAGTTGAGCGCTACTTGCTGCGGCGCGAGTGCTGCAAGACTCAGCCGCgtaagagtccgcagcaagtag
- the LOC141434011 gene encoding putative inorganic phosphate cotransporter → MILASYSGCDTTTVVALFTVSMGLMGAFYPGMKVNALDLSCNYAGTIMAIVNGLGAVTGIIAPYLVGLLTPDSTLVQWRLVFWITLAVFIVTNLVYVAWASGDEQWWNSSSQDPRRRQKTEAGDSSRSVNAEVIL, encoded by the exons ATGATTCTGGCTTCATACTCTGGCTGCGACACGACCACAGTGGTGGCCTTGTTCACGGTATCCATGGGTCTGATGGGAGCATTCTACCCTGGGATGAAGGTCAACGCCCTAGACTTGAGCTGCAACTATGCTGGGACCATAATGGCAATCGTGAACGGACTGGGTGCTGTTACGGGGATCATTGCCCCGTATTTGGTGGGACTGCTGACACCCGAT AGCACATTAGTGCAATGGCGTCTAGTCTTCTGGATCACATTAGCAGTATTCATCGTCACAAACCTGGTGTATGTAGCGTGGGCTTCCGGCGATGAACAGTGGTGGAACAGTTCCTCCCAGGACCCGAGGCGGCGGCAAAAGACAGAGGCCGGCGACTCGTCTCGATCAGTCAACGCAGAGGTGATATTGTAA